In Notamacropus eugenii isolate mMacEug1 chromosome 1, mMacEug1.pri_v2, whole genome shotgun sequence, one genomic interval encodes:
- the LIME1 gene encoding lck-interacting transmembrane adapter 1 translates to MAVVQTAPELRPPPALWVLSCLALVLMLCALCTTCHRKGKRRQQSGLKLVDVSLLRQTQLRSLSKSDSKLHEFNRGPRNSKAQRPTSIDLLYPRWPGGTRADVQMTTVPPVFIHRELPQPPLASDSWTPESTYSNVRLAAAPRAPPMTQRGEEQLRISEKLVMAEYACIRKNKKGAEVGPSITGPSDSIPGERGAPKPGEAAEVEVLYSKISRPGRKPLEPTWNRALCNQLDRNTQAPLVETANEGSQSPATNPTYRTSSPSWGRDTGNGPMENFYESISEMEGLGGAQTHKPSEDL, encoded by the exons ATGGCAGTGGTTCAGACTGCCCCTGAGCTCCGACCCCCTCCAGCCCTTTGGGTCCTGAGCTGCCTGGCCTTGGTACTTATGCTTTGTGCCTTGTGTACCACCTGTCACAG GAAGGGTAAAAGAAGGCAGCAGTCTGGGCTGAAGCTAGTGGATGTG TCATTACTAAGACAGACTCAGCTTCGTTCTCTCAGCAAATCAGACTCCAAACTGCATGAATTCAACCGGGGCCCCAGGAACAGTAAAG CCCAGCGTCCTACCAGCATTGACCTCCTATATCCAAGGTGGCCAGGAGGGACCAGGGCTGACGTTCAGATGACCACAGTGCCCCCTGTGTTTATTCATCGTGAGTTGCCCCAGCCTCCACTTGCTTCAGACTCCTGGACCCCTGAGTCCACCTATTCCAATGTGAGGCTGGCAGCTGCCCCAAGAGCTCCCCCCATGACACAAAGGGGAGAGGAACAGCTGAGGATTTCAGAAAAGTTGGTAATGGCAGAGTATGCCTGTATACGGAAGAACAAGAAAGGGGCTGAGGTGGGACCCAGCATTACAGGTCCCAGTGATTCAATCCCTGGGGAGAGAGGAGCTCCGAAACCTGGAGAAGCAGCTGAG GTAGAGGTTCTGTACTCCAAGATCAGCAGGCCAGGACGGAAACCCTTGGAGCCCACCTGGAACAGAGCTCTATGTAACCAGCTGGATAGAAATACTCAGGCCCCCCTAGTGGAGACTGCAAATGAAGGGAGCCAGAGTCCAGCCACAAACCCCACCTACAGGACTAGCAGTCCCTCCTGGGGCAGGGATACAGGAAATGGCCCTATGGAGAATTTTTATGAGAGTATCAGTGAGATGGAGGGGCTTGGTGGGGCACAGACTCATAAGCCCTCTGAAGAtttatga